A genome region from Schistocerca americana isolate TAMUIC-IGC-003095 chromosome 1, iqSchAmer2.1, whole genome shotgun sequence includes the following:
- the LOC124597406 gene encoding histone-lysine N-methyltransferase, H3 lysine-79 specific-like: protein MNDNLVTDVPSDSKTEELPKQTDTPAFNQLGINDNISSGQGAEVSNAQAMSIQDMLTALFEKYTSNEQEREKQRELKEQEHEKQRDLKEQERDRQRQQEKKKHRQEKLIEKQQQELRDQEKEKKFMENINNIFLERDKEIVRRINQVLVNCDNAITTHFKQEIDAVKTTIEPLTNIPVQVNSLQTEVDRLQNQFKALATTVETMQEDISSEIRKQVRTEVARVLRSENQNFENLTVCSKDNTGTDRQKITDNLTANFNAPQGRPNFW, encoded by the coding sequence atgaatgataatttagtaactgatgttccgagtgatagtaaaaccgaggagttgccaaaacaaactgacactcctgcattcaaccagttaggaattaatgacaatatttcttctgggcaaggggcagaagttagcaatgctcaagctatgtccatacaggatatgctaacagcattatttgaaaagtatACTAGTAACGAACAGGAGCGTGAAAAACAACGCGAGCTTAAAGAGCAGGAGCATGAAAAACAACGCGAtcttaaagagcaggagcgtgatagacaacgtcagcaggaaaagaaaaaacatagacaggaaaaacttatagaaaaacagcaacaggagctcagggaccaagaaaaggaaaagaaatttatggaaaatataaacaatatttttctggaaagagataaggaaattgtccgtaggataaatcaagtgttggtcaattgtgataatgctattactacccattttaagcaggagatcgatgcagtaaaaaccactattgaaccgttaacaaacattccagttcaggtcaatagccttcaaactgaagtagataggcTACAGAACCAATTCAAAGCTTTGGCTACCactgtggaaacaatgcaggaggacatttcctcggaaatccgaaagcaagtccgaacagaagtagccagggtgcttagatctgaaaatcaaaactttgaaaaccTGACAGTATGCAGTAAggacaacactggtactgacaggcaaaagatcACAGATAATCTAACAGCGAATTTTAATGCACCACAAGGAAGACCAAATttttggtaa